One Halictus rubicundus isolate RS-2024b chromosome 10, iyHalRubi1_principal, whole genome shotgun sequence genomic window carries:
- the Vret gene encoding vreteno isoform X2, which produces MAYYEPSVLTEDSPANGSTSAEFTLYVTNLPEELDEHGFLQIFNHYGKVIGHFYRSNVAWGYITYGTCHEAQNAIKDLNNVPPLRLKVSLSRERGSKDMKFIKAPVHEDNRYSIKQENNCMGRPFIQTIGRGRPMDVFKTIEPNVGLPSYNYTVDNDLLYNYPTDHYTYNPYENPGPYQNTNSLWTRGQLTTSQNGKRHVSLGRGYTMYEIPQPNPKISNYISNVYEKRASGFYEYGNDTLENVVGKCKECGKITKFSCETCHTFYCSKNCQVADWPQHKIECQSVPALVAAVKSVHMSQNHNEEQTHSRSISSVQLPLRRPKKSQFTTASQNNDVSSCDPNKQDIIDTTAKPKMNDIKYSNQSDVFESTDQCNIPLNQTDKFKSTPIQSTNDRMNKLRGNKNHGNQAINDYINTSFKKSHDSLPSSDKTIDHKKSDSFEAKKRQNFGVKDVTKMEKDIAFSNQILLSKSKFTDVKIIINDGREYWVQKLEDNDEIIELMTNLQRVVEDAKKIKPIVGEIYAVQYECLWHRALVKSLDPVTVHYIDFGNDEVVNEPDFRKIPQLIDIPSYAVRIRLSEKALKKHRNLDYEDVISVKMISIDENKVINVEVQGENDAPTVQSEKNGIAMPEVQNLAHKGVPTAVLKALQSKRTASPVGNDSKKTATTQKPESVVKTLSVGDSGVIEIHAELSSHVYSVTLLPNKAISNYEKLFQHLTDVCNQAGKNSNHRPQIGDLVCGKTVNYEEWVRGYVLSLEEPRKIAVIDDASITEVVEIVPCPDNFLDICAFGAKCKIIDSKKKFAEKMHPEFEVLARKNQNEIEIKINDEEAGEVMAVVKPWTPAPEQKGLQYATLNNKSEVFLTAYRSHVAMFVRSSEDTKHYHHVMQSVAKHAQSGSPLSEPPVVGQMVIAHYADDNYYRAIVTKVEGNKIAISYVDFGNTEVTNLKKLKILSDELKQLRSCTSKVVLKNVPQDVPMTKEINEYLGHLVSAEIALTCVFEGIPSKDGVYLTTLSGECINKTISEMLVPTWNKSEKEDTKCYMKTDLNIATIGAVGDVVDAIVLYAIQDGYTYSMCPMDYELMSHIFDVMPKMMAEYCEKSEYYIPRDNELCLAHFDNAWNRAICYRRTETAGSSSIFFVDYGNLELVPHKNIRLMPKDFITPNAIANICNVVNLAPTNDKKEYSPEIEKRLSELIQVNTRVKLKVVECDEDDGYYTVEIPSVRDQLIQEGLVPQ; this is translated from the exons ATGGCGTATTACGAGCCCAGTGTACTAACAGAAGATTCACCGGCAAACGGCAG tACTAGCGCAGAGTTCACACTGTATGTGACGAATTTACCTGAAGAATTGGACGAG CATGGTTTCttgcaaatttttaatcacTATGGTAAAGTCATTGGACATTTTTATCGATCAAATGTTGCCTGGGGTTATATTACATATGGCACGTGCCATGAAGCTCAAAATGCCATCAAAGATTTGAACAATGTACCCCCTTTGCGTTTGAAAGTATCGTTAAGCAGAGAAAGAGGATCTAAGGATATGAAGTTCATAAAAGCCCCTGTTCACGAAGACAATAGATACAGTATcaaacaagaaaataattgtatgGGCAGACCTTT CATACAAACAATCGGACGTGGACGTCCTATGGATGTATTCAAAACCATAGAACCGAATGTGGGATTACCCAGCTACAATTACACAGTAGATAATgatttattatacaattatcCTACTGATCATTACACTTATAATCCATACGAAAATCCAGGGCCCTACCAAAATACAAATTCATTATGGACAAG AGGTCAGTTGACCACATCACAAAATGGTAAAAGACACGTGTCCCTTGGACGTGGCTATACAATGTACGAGATTCCTCAACCAAATCctaaaatttcaaattatatTAGTAATGTCTATGAAAAACGGGCCTCA GGTTTCTATGAATACGGTAATGACACCCTGGAAAATGTAGTTGGTAAATGCAAAGAATGTGGAAAAATAACGAAGTTCAGTTGCGAGACATGTCACACTTTTTACTGTAGTAAGAACTGCCAAGTTGCTGATTGGCCACAACATAAAATAGAATGTCAATCTGTTCC AGCTTTGGTAGCTGCAGTGAAGTCTGTGCATATGTCACAAAACCATAATGAAGAACAAACCCACAGTAGAAGTATTTCTTCTGTTCAATTACCTCTTCGTCGACCGAAAAAATCACAATTTACTACAGCATCACAAAATAATGATGTGTCAAGCTGTGATCCAAACAAACAAGACATAATTGACACAACTGCAAAACCTAAAATGAATGATATAAAATATTCGAACCAATCAGACGTTTTTGAGAGTACTGATCAATGTAATATACCTCTGAACCAAACGGATAAGTTTAAAAGTACTCCCATACAAAGTACAAATGATAGAATGAATAAATTACGTGGTAACAAAAACCACGGTAACCAAGCTATTAATGATTATATTAACACATCGTTTAAAAAATCCCATGATTCTCTTCCATCTTCTGATAAAACAATAGATCACAAAAAGTCGGACAGTTTCGAAGCTAAGAAACGACAAAATTTCGGCGTAAAAGATGTGACTAAAATGGAAAAAGATATTGCTTTCTCGAACCAAATTTTGTTGTCAAAGTCAAAGTTTACCgacgtaaaaataattataaacgaTGGACGTGAATATTGGGTTCAGAAATTAGAAGACAATGACGAGATCATTGAATTAATGACCAATTTGCAGCGTGTGGTGGAAGATGCGAAGAAAATAAAACCAATTGTCGGAGAAATCTATGCAGTCCAGTATGAATGCTTATGGCACAGAGCATTAGTAAAATCATTAGATCCTGTAACTGTGCATTACATCGATTTTGGTAACGACGAAGTCGTGAATGAACCGGATTTCCGGAAAATTCCTCAACTGATAGATATTCCGAGTTATGCTGTTAGAATTCGTTTATCTGAGAAAGCACTTAAAAAGCATAGAAATCTCGATTACGAAGATGTAATAAGCGTCAAAATGATATCCATTGATGAGAATAAAGTGATCAACGTGGAAGTTCAAGGAGAGAATGATGCACCTACAGTACAGTCTGAAAAAAATGGAATTGCAATGCCAGAAGTTCAAAACTTAGCACACAAAGGAGTTCCCACTGCAGTGTTAAAAGCGTTGCAGTCTAAAAGAACAGCAAGTCCTGTGGGAAATGACTCCAAAAAGACTGCAACTACTCAAAAACCAGAAAGCGTAGTGAAAACTTTATCTGTTGGGGATTCAGGTGTTATCGAGATACACGCAGAGTTGAGCAGTCACGTTTATAGCGTCACATTATTACCAAATAAGGCGATTTCCAACTATGAAAAACTTTTCCAGCATTTGACTGATGTGTGTAACCAGGCAGGAAAAAATTCCAATCACAG ACCACAGATAGGAGATTTAGTATGTGGTAAGACGGTCAACTACGAAGAGTGGGTTAGGGGATATGTTTTATCGCTGGAAGAACCCCGAAAAATAGCTGTAATAGATGATGCTAGTATTACAGAAGTTGTTGAAATCGTGCCATGTCCTGACAATTTCTTGGACATTTGTGCTTTTGGTGCCAAGTGCAAGATAATTGATTCCAAAAAAAAGTTTGCT GAGAAAATGCATCCCGAGTTCGAAGTGTTGGCACGCAAAAATcaaaacgaaattgaaataaaaatcaacGATGAGGAGGCTGGAGAAGTGATGGCTGTTGTGAAGCCATGGACGCCAGCGCCTGAACAAAAAGGGCTGCAATACGCTACATTAAATAATAAGTCTGAG GTGTTCCTGACTGCTTACCGAAGCCATGTGGCTATGTTTGTTCGATCTAGCGAAGACACAAAGCACTACCATCATGTTATGCAAAGTGTTGCAAAACATGCACAATCCG GTTCGCCGTTAAGTGAGCCACCAGTTGTTGGACAAATGGTAATAGCACATTATGCAGATGACAATTACTACCGTGCGATTGTTACGAAAGTAGAGGGCAACAAAATTGCGATTTCATATGTTGATTTTGGTAACACGGAGgttacaaatttaaaaaaacttaaGATCCTGAGCGACGAGTTGAAACAG CTACGATCTTGTACGAGCAAGGtcgttttgaaaaatgtacctCAAGATGTTCCTATGACTAAAGAGATAAACGAATACCTCGGCCACTTAGTAAGTGCAGAAATTGCTTTGACCTGCGTCTTTGAAGGTATACCGTCGAAAGATGGTGTTTACCTTACAACACTTAGCGGGGAGTGTATTAATAAAACCATAAGCGAAATGCTGGTACCAACTTGGAATAAATCAGAGAAGGAAG ATACAAAGTGTTACATGAAAACCGATTTAAATATTGCGACCATAGGAGCAGTAGGCGATGTTGTGGACGCAATTGTATTATATGCTATTCAAGATGGTTACACTTATTCTATGTGTCCTATGGATTATGAGCTAATGTCTCATATATTTGATGTGATGCCCAAAATG ATGGCTGAATATTGCGAAAAATCCGAGTATTATATTCCTCGTGACAATGAACTGTGCTTAGCTCATTTTGATAATGCGTGGAATCGTGCTATTTGTTATCGTCGTACCGAAACGGCTGGGTCGAGTTCCATTTTTTTCGTTGACTATGGAAATCTCGAACTAGTTCCTCATAAGAATATACGGCTTATGCCAAAAGATTTTATAACTCCTAATGCAATTGCAAACATTTGCAATGTCGTCA ATTTAGCTCCTACCAACGACAAAAAAGAATATTCACCGGAAATTGAGAAGAGGCTTTCGGAATTGATTCAGGTCAATACTCGCGTTAAATTAAAGGTCGTTGAATGCGACGAAGACGATGGATATTATACCGTGGAGATACCATCGGTTCGAGATCAATTAATTCAAGAAGGTCTAGTACCGCAATAA
- the Vret gene encoding vreteno isoform X1: MAYYEPSVLTEDSPANGSSTSAEFTLYVTNLPEELDEHGFLQIFNHYGKVIGHFYRSNVAWGYITYGTCHEAQNAIKDLNNVPPLRLKVSLSRERGSKDMKFIKAPVHEDNRYSIKQENNCMGRPFIQTIGRGRPMDVFKTIEPNVGLPSYNYTVDNDLLYNYPTDHYTYNPYENPGPYQNTNSLWTRGQLTTSQNGKRHVSLGRGYTMYEIPQPNPKISNYISNVYEKRASGFYEYGNDTLENVVGKCKECGKITKFSCETCHTFYCSKNCQVADWPQHKIECQSVPALVAAVKSVHMSQNHNEEQTHSRSISSVQLPLRRPKKSQFTTASQNNDVSSCDPNKQDIIDTTAKPKMNDIKYSNQSDVFESTDQCNIPLNQTDKFKSTPIQSTNDRMNKLRGNKNHGNQAINDYINTSFKKSHDSLPSSDKTIDHKKSDSFEAKKRQNFGVKDVTKMEKDIAFSNQILLSKSKFTDVKIIINDGREYWVQKLEDNDEIIELMTNLQRVVEDAKKIKPIVGEIYAVQYECLWHRALVKSLDPVTVHYIDFGNDEVVNEPDFRKIPQLIDIPSYAVRIRLSEKALKKHRNLDYEDVISVKMISIDENKVINVEVQGENDAPTVQSEKNGIAMPEVQNLAHKGVPTAVLKALQSKRTASPVGNDSKKTATTQKPESVVKTLSVGDSGVIEIHAELSSHVYSVTLLPNKAISNYEKLFQHLTDVCNQAGKNSNHRPQIGDLVCGKTVNYEEWVRGYVLSLEEPRKIAVIDDASITEVVEIVPCPDNFLDICAFGAKCKIIDSKKKFAEKMHPEFEVLARKNQNEIEIKINDEEAGEVMAVVKPWTPAPEQKGLQYATLNNKSEVFLTAYRSHVAMFVRSSEDTKHYHHVMQSVAKHAQSGSPLSEPPVVGQMVIAHYADDNYYRAIVTKVEGNKIAISYVDFGNTEVTNLKKLKILSDELKQLRSCTSKVVLKNVPQDVPMTKEINEYLGHLVSAEIALTCVFEGIPSKDGVYLTTLSGECINKTISEMLVPTWNKSEKEDTKCYMKTDLNIATIGAVGDVVDAIVLYAIQDGYTYSMCPMDYELMSHIFDVMPKMMAEYCEKSEYYIPRDNELCLAHFDNAWNRAICYRRTETAGSSSIFFVDYGNLELVPHKNIRLMPKDFITPNAIANICNVVNLAPTNDKKEYSPEIEKRLSELIQVNTRVKLKVVECDEDDGYYTVEIPSVRDQLIQEGLVPQ; this comes from the exons ATGGCGTATTACGAGCCCAGTGTACTAACAGAAGATTCACCGGCAAACGGCAG cagtACTAGCGCAGAGTTCACACTGTATGTGACGAATTTACCTGAAGAATTGGACGAG CATGGTTTCttgcaaatttttaatcacTATGGTAAAGTCATTGGACATTTTTATCGATCAAATGTTGCCTGGGGTTATATTACATATGGCACGTGCCATGAAGCTCAAAATGCCATCAAAGATTTGAACAATGTACCCCCTTTGCGTTTGAAAGTATCGTTAAGCAGAGAAAGAGGATCTAAGGATATGAAGTTCATAAAAGCCCCTGTTCACGAAGACAATAGATACAGTATcaaacaagaaaataattgtatgGGCAGACCTTT CATACAAACAATCGGACGTGGACGTCCTATGGATGTATTCAAAACCATAGAACCGAATGTGGGATTACCCAGCTACAATTACACAGTAGATAATgatttattatacaattatcCTACTGATCATTACACTTATAATCCATACGAAAATCCAGGGCCCTACCAAAATACAAATTCATTATGGACAAG AGGTCAGTTGACCACATCACAAAATGGTAAAAGACACGTGTCCCTTGGACGTGGCTATACAATGTACGAGATTCCTCAACCAAATCctaaaatttcaaattatatTAGTAATGTCTATGAAAAACGGGCCTCA GGTTTCTATGAATACGGTAATGACACCCTGGAAAATGTAGTTGGTAAATGCAAAGAATGTGGAAAAATAACGAAGTTCAGTTGCGAGACATGTCACACTTTTTACTGTAGTAAGAACTGCCAAGTTGCTGATTGGCCACAACATAAAATAGAATGTCAATCTGTTCC AGCTTTGGTAGCTGCAGTGAAGTCTGTGCATATGTCACAAAACCATAATGAAGAACAAACCCACAGTAGAAGTATTTCTTCTGTTCAATTACCTCTTCGTCGACCGAAAAAATCACAATTTACTACAGCATCACAAAATAATGATGTGTCAAGCTGTGATCCAAACAAACAAGACATAATTGACACAACTGCAAAACCTAAAATGAATGATATAAAATATTCGAACCAATCAGACGTTTTTGAGAGTACTGATCAATGTAATATACCTCTGAACCAAACGGATAAGTTTAAAAGTACTCCCATACAAAGTACAAATGATAGAATGAATAAATTACGTGGTAACAAAAACCACGGTAACCAAGCTATTAATGATTATATTAACACATCGTTTAAAAAATCCCATGATTCTCTTCCATCTTCTGATAAAACAATAGATCACAAAAAGTCGGACAGTTTCGAAGCTAAGAAACGACAAAATTTCGGCGTAAAAGATGTGACTAAAATGGAAAAAGATATTGCTTTCTCGAACCAAATTTTGTTGTCAAAGTCAAAGTTTACCgacgtaaaaataattataaacgaTGGACGTGAATATTGGGTTCAGAAATTAGAAGACAATGACGAGATCATTGAATTAATGACCAATTTGCAGCGTGTGGTGGAAGATGCGAAGAAAATAAAACCAATTGTCGGAGAAATCTATGCAGTCCAGTATGAATGCTTATGGCACAGAGCATTAGTAAAATCATTAGATCCTGTAACTGTGCATTACATCGATTTTGGTAACGACGAAGTCGTGAATGAACCGGATTTCCGGAAAATTCCTCAACTGATAGATATTCCGAGTTATGCTGTTAGAATTCGTTTATCTGAGAAAGCACTTAAAAAGCATAGAAATCTCGATTACGAAGATGTAATAAGCGTCAAAATGATATCCATTGATGAGAATAAAGTGATCAACGTGGAAGTTCAAGGAGAGAATGATGCACCTACAGTACAGTCTGAAAAAAATGGAATTGCAATGCCAGAAGTTCAAAACTTAGCACACAAAGGAGTTCCCACTGCAGTGTTAAAAGCGTTGCAGTCTAAAAGAACAGCAAGTCCTGTGGGAAATGACTCCAAAAAGACTGCAACTACTCAAAAACCAGAAAGCGTAGTGAAAACTTTATCTGTTGGGGATTCAGGTGTTATCGAGATACACGCAGAGTTGAGCAGTCACGTTTATAGCGTCACATTATTACCAAATAAGGCGATTTCCAACTATGAAAAACTTTTCCAGCATTTGACTGATGTGTGTAACCAGGCAGGAAAAAATTCCAATCACAG ACCACAGATAGGAGATTTAGTATGTGGTAAGACGGTCAACTACGAAGAGTGGGTTAGGGGATATGTTTTATCGCTGGAAGAACCCCGAAAAATAGCTGTAATAGATGATGCTAGTATTACAGAAGTTGTTGAAATCGTGCCATGTCCTGACAATTTCTTGGACATTTGTGCTTTTGGTGCCAAGTGCAAGATAATTGATTCCAAAAAAAAGTTTGCT GAGAAAATGCATCCCGAGTTCGAAGTGTTGGCACGCAAAAATcaaaacgaaattgaaataaaaatcaacGATGAGGAGGCTGGAGAAGTGATGGCTGTTGTGAAGCCATGGACGCCAGCGCCTGAACAAAAAGGGCTGCAATACGCTACATTAAATAATAAGTCTGAG GTGTTCCTGACTGCTTACCGAAGCCATGTGGCTATGTTTGTTCGATCTAGCGAAGACACAAAGCACTACCATCATGTTATGCAAAGTGTTGCAAAACATGCACAATCCG GTTCGCCGTTAAGTGAGCCACCAGTTGTTGGACAAATGGTAATAGCACATTATGCAGATGACAATTACTACCGTGCGATTGTTACGAAAGTAGAGGGCAACAAAATTGCGATTTCATATGTTGATTTTGGTAACACGGAGgttacaaatttaaaaaaacttaaGATCCTGAGCGACGAGTTGAAACAG CTACGATCTTGTACGAGCAAGGtcgttttgaaaaatgtacctCAAGATGTTCCTATGACTAAAGAGATAAACGAATACCTCGGCCACTTAGTAAGTGCAGAAATTGCTTTGACCTGCGTCTTTGAAGGTATACCGTCGAAAGATGGTGTTTACCTTACAACACTTAGCGGGGAGTGTATTAATAAAACCATAAGCGAAATGCTGGTACCAACTTGGAATAAATCAGAGAAGGAAG ATACAAAGTGTTACATGAAAACCGATTTAAATATTGCGACCATAGGAGCAGTAGGCGATGTTGTGGACGCAATTGTATTATATGCTATTCAAGATGGTTACACTTATTCTATGTGTCCTATGGATTATGAGCTAATGTCTCATATATTTGATGTGATGCCCAAAATG ATGGCTGAATATTGCGAAAAATCCGAGTATTATATTCCTCGTGACAATGAACTGTGCTTAGCTCATTTTGATAATGCGTGGAATCGTGCTATTTGTTATCGTCGTACCGAAACGGCTGGGTCGAGTTCCATTTTTTTCGTTGACTATGGAAATCTCGAACTAGTTCCTCATAAGAATATACGGCTTATGCCAAAAGATTTTATAACTCCTAATGCAATTGCAAACATTTGCAATGTCGTCA ATTTAGCTCCTACCAACGACAAAAAAGAATATTCACCGGAAATTGAGAAGAGGCTTTCGGAATTGATTCAGGTCAATACTCGCGTTAAATTAAAGGTCGTTGAATGCGACGAAGACGATGGATATTATACCGTGGAGATACCATCGGTTCGAGATCAATTAATTCAAGAAGGTCTAGTACCGCAATAA
- the LOC143358069 gene encoding oxysterol-binding protein-related protein 11, whose translation MMNVQIRHPYEGLLHKYTNAMKGWQYRWFILSPETGELHYFLSESEKNQRPRCSIYLAGAVIAPSDEDSNTFTVNSATGDMIKLRATDARARQEWVDKLRAVTEMYTRAIASSHPPLPPREHSTNTNRNPVAKLEVLDAFANCQEQLSKVEKHNHALAQTIENSSLNLDPDLLVLKATAHTTLHTLSQCLNILYQ comes from the exons ATGATGAACGTTCAAATAAGGCACCCTTACGAGGGTTTATTACATAAATATACTAATGCCATGAAAGGCTGGCAGTACCGTTGGTTTATCCTAAGTCCCGAAACGGGTGAACTGCATTATTTTCTTAGTGAATCCGAAAAGAATCAACGACCAAGATGCTCAATATACTTAGCGGGTGCAGTGATTGCACCGAGTGACGAAGATTCCAATACATTCACTGTCAATTCCGCCACAG GTGACATGATCAAATTGAGAGCTACCGATGCCCGTGCTCGTCAAGAGTGGGTAGACAAATTACGGGCTGTCACAGAAATGTATACCAGGGCGATAGCCAGCAGTCATCCTCCTCTGCCTCCCAGAGAACACTCGACCAACACTAATAGGAATCCAGTGGCTAAGTTAGAAGTTTTAGATGCTTTCGCTAATTGTCAGGAACAATTGAGCAAAGTAGAGAAACATAATCACGCGTTAGCACAAACTATCGAGAATTCGAGCTTAAACCTGGACCCTGACCTACTAGTTCTTAAAGCCACAGCACATACCACGTTACACACATTGAGTCAATGCTTGAATATACTGTATCAGTAG